The sequence TAGGCATAGTTGCGAACACCGCCATCAGCAAGTATTTTTATTATACCATCCCGAAGACCGTCACAAACGGGAACAGCGCTTACCTGCATCGTTAACGGGAAAGGCTGTGGCACTACATACGATCCTGATTGATGACAACCTCTCCCATCGGATACAGAAAAGTGATACTCCCCTGCTCTTAAATGGGTCAGGTTATTTGTGGATAAAGAAGACTCCAGCCATGCATATTGATATACACCATCACCTCCTGTGACTGCTACATTCAATTCACCGCTGGGTGAACCATAACACTGAACAGGTTTGATGACCGCTGCTACTTGTATAGCAGGATCTTCGGCTGTTATTACAGCAGGATATTTTGCCGGACAGCCATACGCATCCTTTGCATAAATTGTATAGGTTCCGGCTGATAATCCGGAAAAATAAGGAGCGCCCTCCCAGCTGGTATTATCCAGGGAATATTGATAAGGCGCCTCGCCGCCGGAGGTGATAAAACTGATGCTGCCAGTTGTATCTGCTCCGCAATAAACGTTTTGAATACCCGTTATTTTAATATCAAGCGGCGGACGAACGTTGTCTTCCAGCAATTCGACTGATAAGGATTTGGTACACCCTCTATCATCCATTACATAAACCGTGTATTCACCTGCTAATAACCTGTCAAAGACCGGTGATTCCTGCCAATCAATATTATCAAGGCTATAGGAAAGCGAATACGCATTCCCCGAAGCAGCAATATCGATCCGTCCTTCATCATTCCCCCTACAGGTAATATTGGTCAATGCAGCCTTAAAATACAGGCTATCAGGTAAATTAATCGTATAGGTATCCGCTGCCCAGGCCATACATCCATTTCCATCGCTTACTCTTATATCATATTCTCCCGGCGTATGGATCTGTTCTAACGGTGAATATATTTCCCCATGATCCCAGGAGTAATCATATGTATATTGACCATCTCCGCCGGAAGCCGTGATGTCAAATGAGGCACCGTCTTCAAGACAGATTGCTTCTCTGATATGTACTTCAGATATAGCGAGTGGCAAAGGATTCGTCAATACGACTGTATCCGAAGTCATGCTACATCCATTATCTGTAATCGTTACATTGTAAACACCTGGTGTGACCTCTTCTACCAACGACCCGATGGCAAACCAGTTCGGTTGCCCTACCTTTTCCCACGTGTAATTATAAGCCCCTGTTCCACCTGTTACGCGGGCTTCCATGTACCCATTGGCAGCATTGTAGCAGGTAATCGGAGTCGTTTGTATGCTAACCTGTAATGGTGGACGCTCATAAATTGTATATTGACGGGACAGGACATCATCACAGGAGGTATTATTTTTCCTTACCTGCACTGTGTATTCTCCCGCAGGAAGGTGATTAAAGTCTCCTGTAGTATTCGTCATTTGTACCGGGCCTATAAGTTGGAAACGATTCCCATTGCCTGTTACCTGTAGATGACCATCATTAGCCCCCTGGCAACTGACGGAATCAATTTTTATTAATTGTAATGAAAGCGGTGGAGGTGCTGTCAATGCTATACTCGTATCCCACGAAGGACAGGTAGGGTGGCTACTGTCAGATACCCTGATTGTATAGTTGCCTGCCGCCAATCCGGAAAAGGAAGGTTGTATTACGCCGGCCTCATTGTACAGACCAATTATCCCCCCGGGTGCAGTAATGTCTACCAGACCATCAGCGGGAAGATTACAGGAAGCGCCAGACACATTGATGGTACTTACTATTGCAGGTGGCTCCATGAGCGTAATACTTACAACCCTTACATCATTACAAAATGTATCACTGACCATTGCCTGATAGTTACCAGCGGACAAATTCCCCCAGTAACCCGTTGTATTATTTATCACTTCTCCTGCAGGCCCTTTTAAGGAATAAGTATAACCACCGCCCCCTGTGGCCTGTACACTGATGATACCATCCTTTGCACCATGGCAGGCAAGTTGCGTGACTGAGCTTACGGCTAATGAAAGTGCCGGTATCTCAGGTACTGCTATATTTATCGGAGTCAAACAATTACCCGAACTTCCCCCGGAATTTATTAACCATAAAGTATATGTACCAGCCGATATACCTTTTATCAACACGCCTTTTGCTACACTGTCTACACCATTACTCCAATCCACCAGATCACCACAATTTGTAGTACAGGGAGTAGTAACATTGCCGGGGCGCAATAACCAATACATGAAAGGATCTATACTGGTAAGCGCACTTCCGGGAAGGTAAATCTTACCATTTGCTATTCCTGCACATGCAGGCGTTATCACTATTGCACCGGCCTTGTTTAATACAGGTGGAGCCGGTATGATCGTATAAAAATCTGAAGGTGTACTATACGGAGAATAATATACCTGATCAGTATATTTTGCTTTGACACGACAACGAAAACGGGCATTTAGTATTCCCGTAACCGGCATATACAACGACGGTATAAAAGAGAAACTAAACCCTGCTGATGCTGAATCTAATCCTACCCACACAGGCGAGCCATTCAGATTATATTCCCATATCACTCTTGTACTCAGAATATTATCACTAAATAAAGGCCAGTTATCAATAGAACGAAGTGTGATGACAGTATTAGCACAAGTTTGTGTAGTTGACGATACACTTGCGCTTACCTGCTGTGGCGCTGCCATCTCATACACATATCTTATGGAGAAATACCCTGTACTACTTACATCTCCATAGAATTGTAATTCCCCCCTGACAGGACTTATGGGATATATACTACTGCTACTTATATTTCCTATTCTTACATCATCCCGATATAGCGCAAATGGTGGTATATGATTGACTGTTGCCTTGTATACAACGCCACCTGTTACAGAAAATAAGGATGAACCCAATGACATGGTTTTGTCAAGTGACAATGCGCCGATTGAGCTAAATTGCGTCAGGTGAGCATAAACATTTACATTTATTTGTGCTAAGCCCGACAGATGTAATAATAATATTATTACCGTGGTAACAAACTTCATGATATAGGCTTAATTGTTACTGTTTTGGTTGATATTCTTTATAAAGAATATGGTCTGTAATGCAGCACGGATAGTGGTTAACATTAATGCTGCAGTGGTTATTACGAATATACGAATGTATTGGAAATAAAAAATTATTTAAAGAAAAATCACATAAAAATTCAAAAAAACCTTACCCAATTAATCACGAAAATCGCCTTACCTTTCCATCTTGAACCACCAGCTCCAACTCGCATTCCA is a genomic window of Chitinophaga sp. LS1 containing:
- a CDS encoding T9SS type A sorting domain-containing protein, with the translated sequence MKFVTTVIILLLHLSGLAQINVNVYAHLTQFSSIGALSLDKTMSLGSSLFSVTGGVVYKATVNHIPPFALYRDDVRIGNISSSSIYPISPVRGELQFYGDVSSTGYFSIRYVYEMAAPQQVSASVSSTTQTCANTVITLRSIDNWPLFSDNILSTRVIWEYNLNGSPVWVGLDSASAGFSFSFIPSLYMPVTGILNARFRCRVKAKYTDQVYYSPYSTPSDFYTIIPAPPVLNKAGAIVITPACAGIANGKIYLPGSALTSIDPFMYWLLRPGNVTTPCTTNCGDLVDWSNGVDSVAKGVLIKGISAGTYTLWLINSGGSSGNCLTPINIAVPEIPALSLAVSSVTQLACHGAKDGIISVQATGGGGYTYSLKGPAGEVINNTTGYWGNLSAGNYQAMVSDTFCNDVRVVSITLMEPPAIVSTINVSGASCNLPADGLVDITAPGGIIGLYNEAGVIQPSFSGLAAGNYTIRVSDSSHPTCPSWDTSIALTAPPPLSLQLIKIDSVSCQGANDGHLQVTGNGNRFQLIGPVQMTNTTGDFNHLPAGEYTVQVRKNNTSCDDVLSRQYTIYERPPLQVSIQTTPITCYNAANGYMEARVTGGTGAYNYTWEKVGQPNWFAIGSLVEEVTPGVYNVTITDNGCSMTSDTVVLTNPLPLAISEVHIREAICLEDGASFDITASGGDGQYTYDYSWDHGEIYSPLEQIHTPGEYDIRVSDGNGCMAWAADTYTINLPDSLYFKAALTNITCRGNDEGRIDIAASGNAYSLSYSLDNIDWQESPVFDRLLAGEYTVYVMDDRGCTKSLSVELLEDNVRPPLDIKITGIQNVYCGADTTGSISFITSGGEAPYQYSLDNTSWEGAPYFSGLSAGTYTIYAKDAYGCPAKYPAVITAEDPAIQVAAVIKPVQCYGSPSGELNVAVTGGDGVYQYAWLESSLSTNNLTHLRAGEYHFSVSDGRGCHQSGSYVVPQPFPLTMQVSAVPVCDGLRDGIIKILADGGVRNYAYSFGDANWTDDSVFTQLGPGGYPVVVKDANDCLLEEKITLSKKNTQPTVNFLVVSQDNVSDTLAVREICLPAPDAVNWEFSPAAEWLGNDLYDAPLIRFNQQGDYWIKMYATFGSCTYTLQKDVNILPFDPLVIPVYQLPASIIDTVIISPNPNNGYFKFKVLLNKKQSATITVYDLNGRLTDRKQYSPVLIIEDNFDLKNILAGMYLLRVLTENDSKDVPFIISQF